One segment of Zhihengliuella halotolerans DNA contains the following:
- a CDS encoding alpha/beta hydrolase — MSIFSINTSGLANLPKNTEGIRAAARALKSAAKSIEDEVTAAKTTWNGMRPLYEGPSEQALATSLAPAVRDAGELEESTDSIKKAAITLADAIDDLNTREGTFWDSTVPAQETNYKDNYTGAAASRQYPYAKATLQRELQGDFNAIVDDWVAAQEAFNTTVGGIERISTNTRAHFDYGTNSTRVNTAARLYRIAMGEGATAEDVEAYYAYLGKLSPQEIEALASTHPEARTTPPPVSAEPPAGDGYPSGRHGAAWWDGLSTEQQTALTAMLPALVGNTNGVPYSDRHRANVTTLNLVRNDPAYTDKQLEAFESIADALVESSGGSLDGNSGERFLNHFIPVDPVSERPLASISIGNLDTADDVTVSVSGMGSGTHNMDGEVGKAQTLYDKMQGNHAVVAWIGYDSPDQPLELAKDKNLLPRPWEVVGNEHAERGGTQLAIFLDGLHETRDARGDVPTTNVTAHSYGTTTAAVGLTQTRHDVDRYVMYGSAGIDPAVADHASDFNVKADKNGNPAVYATIAYDDPWAPRGQIPSGRISPTAEEFGAYTFSSDGEGNIPGEAGTGHGQTEGSSSDTQYGYLERGSQSLNSMSEILNGNPDEIDYLEESRYDSDPKLEHQVMEKGRDAYDDVVAGAEAAWDWAGDRKDDVVDGAETAWNWAGDRKDDVVDGAETAWNWAGDRKDDVVDGAETAWNWAGDRKDDVVDGAETAWNWAGDRKDDVVDGAETAWNWAGDRKDDVVDGAETAWNWAGDRKDDVVDGAETAWNWAGDRKDDVVDFAGDAKDEVAERANDVKDAAGDAWGWAKDKLP, encoded by the coding sequence ATGAGCATCTTCTCGATCAACACGTCCGGATTGGCGAACCTCCCGAAAAACACCGAGGGAATCCGTGCCGCCGCACGAGCACTCAAAAGCGCCGCCAAGAGCATCGAGGACGAGGTCACCGCGGCGAAGACCACGTGGAACGGCATGCGGCCGCTCTACGAGGGTCCGAGTGAACAGGCCCTCGCGACGTCCCTGGCCCCGGCCGTCCGCGACGCCGGCGAGCTCGAGGAAAGCACCGATTCGATCAAGAAGGCCGCCATCACGCTGGCGGATGCCATCGACGATCTCAACACCCGGGAAGGAACTTTCTGGGACAGCACCGTTCCGGCCCAGGAGACGAACTACAAGGACAACTACACCGGCGCCGCGGCGAGCCGCCAGTACCCGTACGCCAAGGCGACCCTGCAGCGGGAGCTCCAGGGCGACTTCAATGCGATCGTCGACGACTGGGTGGCGGCGCAGGAGGCTTTCAACACCACCGTCGGCGGCATCGAACGCATCAGCACGAATACTCGCGCCCACTTCGATTACGGAACGAATTCGACGCGCGTGAACACCGCGGCGCGCCTGTATCGCATCGCCATGGGCGAGGGCGCGACGGCCGAGGACGTCGAGGCGTACTACGCGTATCTGGGCAAGCTCTCACCTCAAGAGATCGAGGCGCTCGCATCGACGCATCCCGAGGCGCGGACCACGCCGCCGCCGGTATCGGCCGAGCCGCCCGCCGGGGACGGCTACCCCTCCGGCAGGCACGGGGCGGCCTGGTGGGACGGTCTCAGCACCGAGCAGCAGACCGCGCTCACGGCCATGCTCCCGGCTCTGGTGGGCAACACCAACGGCGTCCCGTATTCGGACCGCCACCGGGCGAACGTCACCACCCTGAATCTGGTCCGCAACGATCCCGCGTACACGGACAAGCAGCTCGAGGCGTTCGAATCGATCGCCGACGCCCTGGTGGAAAGCTCCGGAGGCAGCCTCGACGGGAACTCCGGCGAGCGCTTCTTGAATCACTTCATCCCCGTCGATCCGGTCTCCGAGCGCCCCCTCGCTTCCATCTCCATCGGCAATCTGGACACCGCTGACGACGTGACGGTTTCCGTGTCCGGCATGGGAAGCGGCACGCACAACATGGACGGCGAAGTCGGCAAGGCACAGACGCTCTACGACAAGATGCAGGGCAACCACGCCGTCGTCGCCTGGATCGGCTACGACTCGCCCGACCAACCGCTCGAGCTGGCCAAGGACAAGAACCTCCTCCCCCGCCCGTGGGAGGTCGTCGGAAACGAGCACGCAGAGAGGGGCGGCACCCAGCTGGCCATCTTCCTGGACGGGTTGCACGAGACGCGCGACGCGCGCGGGGACGTCCCGACGACGAACGTGACGGCGCACTCGTACGGGACGACGACGGCGGCCGTCGGCCTCACCCAGACAAGGCACGACGTCGACCGGTACGTCATGTACGGTTCGGCCGGTATCGACCCCGCGGTGGCCGATCACGCATCGGACTTCAACGTCAAGGCTGACAAGAACGGCAACCCGGCGGTCTACGCCACGATCGCGTACGACGACCCATGGGCGCCGCGCGGACAGATCCCGTCCGGGCGCATCTCCCCGACCGCGGAAGAATTCGGCGCCTACACGTTCTCGTCCGACGGCGAAGGAAACATCCCGGGTGAAGCGGGTACGGGCCACGGTCAGACCGAAGGGTCGAGCAGCGACACCCAATACGGGTACCTCGAGCGCGGCAGCCAATCGCTGAACTCGATGAGCGAGATCCTCAACGGGAATCCCGACGAAATCGACTACCTCGAGGAGAGCAGGTACGACTCCGATCCGAAGCTTGAGCACCAGGTGATGGAGAAGGGGCGCGACGCCTACGACGATGTCGTCGCCGGGGCCGAAGCAGCGTGGGACTGGGCCGGCGACCGCAAAGACGACGTCGTCGACGGAGCCGAAACAGCCTGGAACTGGGCCGGCGACCGCAAAGACGACGTCGTCGACGGAGCCGAAACAGCCTGGAACTGGGCCGGCGACCGCAAAGACGACGTCGTCGACGGAGCCGAAACAGCCTGGAACTGGGCCGGCGACCGCAAAGACGACGTCGTCGACGGAGCCGAAACAGCCTGGAACTGGGCCGGCGACCGCAAAGACGACGTCGTCGACGGAGCCGAAACAGCCTGGAACTGGGCCGGCGACCGCAAAGACGACGTCGTCGACGGAGCCGAAACAGCCTGGAACTGGGCCGGCGACCGCAAAGACGACGTCGTCGACGGAGCCGAAACAGCCTGGAACTGGGCCGGCGACCGCAAAGACGACGTCGTCGATTTCGCTGGCGACGCCAAGGACGAAGTCGCCGAGCGCGCCAACGACGTAAAAGACGCCGCTGGCGACGCCTGGGGCTGGGCCAAGGACAAGTTGCCCTGA